TCTTCCGTCGTGCTCGGACTCACCGAAACCGTGTGTACATCGCGGTCACGGTAGATGCCGAGACACTGCGCTACGTAACCGACCAAATTAGTCGGGAACGGGTGCGTTTCGAAGAATGAATCGAGAGAGATGTGATGATAGATTGCAACACGAGGCGCGAAAGCGATGACGGGCCAGGGAAGCGGGGTATTTACAGTGTAGACGACATCGGGAGACAGCTTGTAGAGGTACCAGTAATAGTACAGCGAAACGAGGAGATACGACAGGAAGAAATCTATTGCCCCGCCGAGTCGTTCCGTGTGGCCGACTTGATGGATAGAGACGCCAGAGTGAGATTCCACGGCGTTACGACCACTTTCGCCGGATAGCAGATGGACGTCGTGACCACGTTCGCTCAGATGGGTCAGCGTTTTTTCGAGGTTCCGCTCTGCCCCCCCAGGTTCGCTATCCAACCAGCTTCGCTTATTGAGAGCTAGTATACGAAGGGGTTCTCGGCTATTCACGTCCATATGTATCCCATTCTGAGATTTGCTCGGTGTCTTTCCTGCAGGCCGATCAGAGCGATATGCATACTCGACATCAGGGTAGGATACGGGAAGTGCATCAGGCCCTCTACTGGACGTAGCCGGTCAGCTATCTTCGTTACGTATCGGTTATAGCGACACAGATGGCGATCAAAGGAGTTTCACAGCTGTGTGCATGAGCGCCTCACCATCGTGACCGGCGACGACGAGCGCGCCCGCAAGACTGTGGGCAACGTCAAGGAAGTCGAGGCCCGCGACGCGCCGGTCGTGGCCATCTCCGACGGCCAGAGCGACGTCGGCCGCTACGCCGACCACGTGCTCGAACTCCCCGAGACCCACCCGCGTGCGGCGGCCATCCTGGCGAACATCCACCTGCAACTGGTCGCCTACCACGTCGCCGCTCGGCTAGGGCGCAACATCGACAAGCCGCGCAATCTCGCCAAAAGCGTGAGTCGGAAGAAGCCCCGAAGATATCGCGAACGCCTCTCAGGCGCCGAGCGACCGCGAGAGGTGGGCAGTCAGGTCCATCGTCGTGATGATGCCGACGACCTCGCCGTTGTCGACCACCGGCACGTGGTGGATGCCGTGGTCGAGCATCTTCGCGGCCACTTCGCTGACCGGCCGGCTCTTCGTCGTCGTCACCACGTCGGTGTGCATGAACTCGCCGACGGTCGCCTCCGGCGACACTGCGCCGTCCCGGATCATCTGGACGAAGTCCGTCGCCGTGAGGATGCCCGCCAGGCGGTCCGCGTCGGCGACGATGACCGCGCCGACGTCCTGTTCGATGAGCCGCGCCGCCGCCTCTGTGACCGGCGTCCCGGACTCGACGGTCTCTATCGGGCGGGACATGAGCTGGTCGACGTACGTCTCTCGCATACCCGTACCATCAATCGGTTGAATAATAAGTGGTTCGCGCACGCCGGCAACGAGGGTGATAAATCAGGGTGGGTCGGGGCGATTCTGTCCGTGGAATCGATAGAACTATTCTGTCAGGTATTCAATTATACTGGCGGAGGGCCAGACAATGAGTACACGCGGCAATCCCTTCGAGGAACTCGAACGACTGTTCGAACGCATGAGCCGCCAGTTCGACGAGGCACCGCAACCGTGGGAGAGCGAGGGTCCCCTCGCCAGATGGATGCCCGAGGCCGAATCGATGGCTATCGACCTCGTCGAGCGCGACGAGGAGTTCGTCGCCACCGTCGACCTGCCCGGGTTCGAGCGTGACGAGATCAGCATCGAGATCACCGACCACACGCTCCGCATCGAGGCCGAACGGGGCGAGGAGAGCAAAGAGGAGAGTGGCGACATCCTCCGTCAGGAGCGACGCCACACGACCACCAAGCGGTCCATTCGCCTGCCCGAGGAGGTCCAGGCCGAGGACGTCACCGCTAGGTTGTCCAACGGGGTCCTGACCGTCACGCTCCCGAAGCGTGAGGCGGAAGCGGCGCGGAGCATCGACATCGAGTAGACGGACGGGCAGATTTCGAGGTATTCGGCCCCACGACGGAGACCGGTGACGACGATGTCACCGTGTTCGAGGCGGCCGCTCGCTGTCGTTTGACTCCGACTCGTCTTCAGCAGGCATTTCAGGAGGCTCAAGCAGTGCAACAGCGAGGGCGTACGCTCGCGTCTCGGTCAGTTCGGCCCACGAATACCGTACCCGGGTACCGACGACTGCGAGCACGAGTACAGCGATACGAAGACTCAATTCGAGCGGCGTCATCGTCGCGGTTGCCAAGGCGAGCAGCGTGTTTACCGCGAGTGCGACCACGAGCGTCAGGCTCACGAAGCGAACTGGCTGGGTCTTGAAATCTCGCTCGATGGTGCCAGTGATGGTGTGGATTCGCGAAGCGGACCAGGCGCGTGTTGCAGTCGGGACGAGTCTGTCGAGAACCGCGAGAAACGGCCCGACAGTCACCGTCTCGCGCAGGTCGATGACGACGACGTCGGGTTCCGGTTCCGCGGTCAGCCACCGGAAGAGGTACGACTCGCGAACGAAATGTGCGAATCTGTCGATCCTCCGTCCGAGACGAGACCGGTGATAACTCGTCTCGAGCGCCGCCTGGACTGCGCGAGTCCGGTCTGCGAGTTGCTTGACCGACGACGCCTCGTAGATTTCCGCTGAATTCATTGGTTACGTATGATCTGAGGGCTACGTGCCGACCGACGCGTTCGTCGTTCCGACCGTGTAGACCTGGCCACGGAGCGTGGTGGTGTCCGTCACGATGGTCACGTCGTTGTCCACTCGGAGCGCCTCCCCATCGAACTGTGGCACCGGTTCAGTGTCCCAGGCCACGAGTTCGACGCCCACCAGCAACTGGCGTCGGTGCTCTGTTCGCGAGCGTTCGGTCACCGTTTCGATCCTCGCGACGCTTTCGTCACCGATGGTGGCCTCCTGTCCGGGTTCGAGCGCACGGGCAGTCGCATCTGTCACGTTCGCACTGAGGACGACGGGAACGCGCGTGGTCGGGATGTCGGTGGCTGTCTGATTGACCGCGAGAGCATGGGCAGCGACGCGGTAGGAACCCGTCGAGAGACTCGTCTCATCCCCGCCGTACAGTCGGCCGTCAGTTCCCGATGGCGTGCCGGTGTACGCCACCCGAGTCAAGACGTGGGCCTGGCCGTCGGTCGTGAAACTCCGGTAGACGTCGACGACCGTGAACGCCGTGTCCTCCCCCGGCGGAGTTACCGTATCGTCGACGCCAATGAGTGCCGCGTCGCTCGATAGTGGTGCAGAATAGGACAGTGTAGCGTATCGCGTCGGTGCTGGTTCGCTCGCTCCAGAGTTTCCACCACTCGATTGGACCAGCGCCACTCCCGCGACACCGACCGCAAGAACGAGCAATACGACGAGGAGGTCGACGACGTTGACGAGTCCGAAGAGCTTCCCCTCGTCGTCGATGAGTCCTGCAGATTCCTCCGGGTCAGTCATATTTCACTCCTTACACAGTCCATGTATTGGTCTTTCCATTCTGTGCGAGCACTTGTCTGTCGACCCTACCTCGATTGTTCATTCGTCGTCAGAAGTGGGGGCAACTATCGAAAGCACGTCGAGACCGACGCTGTAGATCTCTCTGATGACGATTTTCATGTCGAACCAGACGGACTGCCGGCGAATGTACTCGATATCGTATCGGAGTTTCTCCTCGGGATTGTGGCCAGTCACGTCGTTGATCTGTGCGAGCCCGGTGAGCCCCGGTTTGACGAACCAGCGGCTCCGCCACTCGTCGACATCAGACTCGATGTCGGTGTCCAGTTCCGGCCGCTCCGGCCGCGGGCCGACCACACTCATGTCGCCGACGAGTATCGACCAGAGCTGGGGTATCTCGTCGAGGTGGGTCTTGCGAAGGAGCCTGCCGACAGCCGTGACCCGCGGGTCGGTTCCCCCAGCGTCTTCTTCGCTCAGTTTCACACCCGTCTCTGCCTCGGCGTCAGCCACCATGCTGCGGAACTTGTAGACGTCGAAGGTCTCCCCGAACTCCGCGGTTCGGCGCTGGCTGTAGAGAACCGGGCCGGGCGAGTCGAGCTTGATGCTGACTGCGATGACCACAAGTAGTGGTGACAGGCCGATCAATCCGACAGCAGCGAACACGACGTCGAAGATGCGTTTCGCGACGTAATCCTGCCAGTCCCACGGTTCGAGGTCCGTCTCGACGATATCGCTGCCGGCGGCGTTCGTCACGAGGACGCTATCGGCGTGACCTCGGTGGACTTTCGCCTGGACGCCGTGTTCGTAACAGGTCGCGATAGCGCCGAAGAACTCCTGTCGGTCGGGTCGTTGGAAGCCAAGCAGGACGGTATCGACGTCGTACTCGACCAGGATTTCGGTCAGTCGTGAGAGTCCGCCGAGACGGGTGAGTCGTTCAGTCGAGTCCACGAGCATCCCACCATCCGGGAGTCTGCTCTCGGGTACCTGAACACTGGGTGGTGCGACGAACCCGAGGATCGGCACCTCGGCTGCTTCGAACAGCGTCTCCATCGTTTCGGAATCGTCGCCGACGAGGATCGCACGTGAAGACGACTGGGGCCGCTGTCGGATGTAGACGAACCACAGCGGCAGTACAAGTACGAGTAGAACGGTCACCCCGATGAGCGTCAGCCGCGGTAACCGCGTCGACCAGTCGAAGTACCCGATCGTCGCCAGCAGCGCCGCAGCCACCAGGATGCGCTTTTGGGCCAGCGAGATGACGTCGAGAATCCGGCGTGGACGCGGCTTGAACAGTGGCCACAGCGAACCGAGGACGATGACCAGTGTGGTGACGAGTTCGTCTCGGAGGTTCACAAGGCCCAGCGTCGTCGGTTCCAGTCGAGCAACGACCGGGAGCGAGGTCAGCATGGATTGGACGACTGCTGTATTCGCCACTGCAACGGCGGCTACGACAATCCCGCTTGCGCCCAGAATCGCGGTGAGTCGATACCGCCAACCCGTCCTCATTGTTGGAGTTGTGTTACCAACCAGATAAAAGGGTTCCGAGCCAGATCTCACGGGCGAGTCCGGGTCGCCTCCCAGCGTGGACAGACCTGTCGGGAATACTACCGTATTCTGGCCTCAAAGTCACTCGCTCGCGGCGAGATTCTCGGCCGCGAGGTCGGGGTTTACTTCCCCCTGCAACCGCTCCTCGGCTTCGTCGCGGTCCTCCGGATAGCCGATGTCGTTGCGCCAGCCGTCCATTCGGATCGCGTCGATCGTCCGGCCAGAGTGAAGCAGGAGGCCGATGGCGTCGGAGATCTCGTACTCGCCGCGGTTCGACGGTTGCACCAGATGACAGGCGTGGAAGATGGCCGGCGTGAACGTGTAGAAACCGGTCATCACCAGGTTCGACGGCGGGTCCTCTGGCTTCTCGATTACTTCGGTTATTTCACCGTACTTGTTTGTGTCACAGACACCGTACCGGCTCGCCTCGTCCCAGGGCACCTCTTCGACGAGGAAGGCTGCGTCCGCGCGGTCTTCGCGCTGGCGGTTGACGACGTCCTGGAGGTTCGCCTGGAAGATGTTGTCCCCGAGCATCAGCATGAAGTCGTCGTCGATGTGCTCCTCGCAGGTGATCAGCGCGTGTGCCAGCCCCTTCTGCTCGCGCTGGTGGGTGTAGGTGATGGGGACGCCCTCGAACTCGTCTTCGAAGTGGTTGATGATCGCTTGCTTCTTGTAGCCGACCACGACCAGGAGTTCGTCCGCGCCGAGGTCGATGAGCTGTTCGAAACAGTGAGCGAGGATGGGCTTCCCCGCGACCTCGACCATTCCTTTCGGCTTGTCTTCGGTGAGGGGGCGAAGCCGGGTTCCCTCTCCAGCGGCGAGTACGACAGCCTTCATGGTAGTCAGTTGGTCCGCCGGCCGGTAAAACTCTTGTCGAAGTCGTAACGTGACGTCCTCGCGACCAGATGAGAGGATCTGCGACGGCCCCGGACGACGATCTTCCCCCGGTACCCGAAGCAGTCGGCGTGACTCAGTCCAGTTCGGCGTCGAGGACCGCCTGAATCGTCGATTCGACGGTCTGCTCGGGTGCCCAGCCGAGGCGCTCGCGTGCTCGGGACGTGTCTACCTCGAACGAGTCGACGAGGGTCTCCTCTCCCGCACGCGGGTTCTCGACCAGTTCGACGGTACACTCCAGGTCCCGTTCGGCTGCGGCGTCTCGAACCATCTTCGCGACCGTGTGGACACCGGGGTCTTCGTCGCTCGCGATCTCGTACTTCTCGACGCCGGTGTCACCCTCGCCAAGTTGGTCGAGCATCCGCTCGGCACTCCGGACGTACGCACGAGCCACGTCTTTCACGTGGACGAAGTTCCGCGACTGCGTCCCCGGTTCGTAGACGGTCAGCGTCTCGCCGGCTAGCGCCCGCGAGAGGAAGAAGTTGATGACGGTCCCTTTCGAGATTCGCTCACCGTCTATCTCGTGGTCGCCATAGAGGTTCGAGATCATGAACTGGTGGGCGGGGAACGCACCGTCGGCGAAGTCCGCGATAGCGCGTTCGTTGAGCAGTTTGGTCCGCCCGTACCAGTTCATCGGATCCCGCGGATGGTCGACGGTCAGCGGGAACTCCTGGGGGTCACCGAGGACCGCCATCGAGAACGGGAAGATCAGCCCGGCGCCGGTCTTCCGGCAGAACCAGGCGACGTTCTCGGTCCCCTGGACGTTCACCTCGTAGGCGAGGTCCGCGTTCTCCTCGCAGTCGTCGACACCCGAGACGGCAGCCAGGTGCATCACGATGTCTGCGCCCGAGAGCGTCCGTTCCAGGCGGTCGCGGTTCCGGATGTCGACGTGCTCGATATCCAGGTCGCCGATTGAGCGAACTTGCCCGAGATAGAAGTTGTCCAGCGCGGTAATCTCCCACTCGGGGTACTGTTCCTGCAGGTCGTGGACGACGCGGCTACCGATGTATCCGGCCGCGCCGGTCACTGCAACGTGTGGCGTCTCGATAGTTCGTTCAGGCATTGGTGAACTCCGCTGCAAGGTCGCGGACGCCCTCGCGGAGCGTCCATTCGGTCTCGAATCCGGTACTCGCGAGGCGGTCGAAGTTGACGTGATACGACGGGCCCGGATGCTCGTCTTCGAGATAGGTCACGTCGACGGGCGCCACCTCGTCGGCCACGATATCAGCGATCTCCGCGACGCGGTAGTTGCCGGCCTCGGAGCCGACGTTGTACGCCCACTCGTCCCACGTCTCGGGATGTAACACGGCGTCGGCGTAGGCACGCGCGGCGTCTCGTACATGGACGAACGGGCGCCAGTTCGAGCCGTCGCCGTACACTGTAAGCGGCCGGCCGGTCAGCGCGCGGAAGACGAAGTAGTTGACCACGAGGTTGAACCGGACGCCCGGCGAGTAGCCGTAGTTGGTGGCCATCCGCAGCGAGGTGCCGGTCATGTCGAACTCCGCGCAGTACTCGCGGACGAGCGTCTCGGACTCGAGTTTCGTCTCCGCGTAGGGGTTGATCGGGTCCGGGTCGACCGTCTCGTCGATGTCGGTGCTGGTCGCGCGGCCGTAGACGTTACACGAGGAGGCGAAGACGACGTGGTCGACGCCGAGCTTCCCGGCGGCCGTCAGGACGTTCTCGGTGCCGTCGTAGTTCACCGCGAAGGTCTCCTCGCGGCGGTCGTGGGTGCTCGACGCCCCGGTGATGGCCGCGAGATGGACGACGCGGTCGACGCCGCGCATCGCGCTCTCGACGTCGCCGTACTCGCGGACGTCGCCCCGGCGGAAGTCCAGGTCGTCGCCCAGGGTGCCCAGCAGGGCACGTGGCGACCCCGATTCGAGGCTGTCGAGGACGGCCACTCGGTCGACGGTCTCGCTATCGCGCAGTATCGGCAGCAGTGCGCTCCCGATGTAGCCACACGCCCCCGTGACCAGCACGTCCATCGGTCAGTCCTCGCTGAGGACGCCCGGGAGGAAGCGGTCCTCGTGGGCCTCGATGGTGTCGGCGTAGCGGGTCAGCGTCTCGAAGATGTCTCGCACACCTTCCTCGAAGGTCTGGGACTGGCCGCCGATGAGGGCGGCGTAGCGGTCGTTCTCGATCTCCATCTTGTGGGTCTCGTCCTCGTCGCGGGGGTTCTCGAAGTGCTCGACGGCGACGTCGAGGTCGAACTCGTCGCCCACCTCGGCGATGGTCTCGGCGATCTCGACGATGCTGATGGCGCGCGTGACCTGGTTGTAGACGGTCAGGCCCTCGGGCCGGTCGTCGGGGTCCACGAGCGCGACCTGCGCCAGCCCCTCGACGGCGTCCTCGAGCGAGATGAACGGCTTGCGCTGCTCGCCCTTACCGTAGACGGTCACGGGGTAGCCGGCGACGGCCTGGGCGGCGAATCGGTGGCCGACGGTCCCGAAGTAGTAGTCGAAGTCGAAGCGGGTCTTCAGGCGATCGTCCGCGCGGGTCTCCTCGGTCTCGGTCCCGTAGACGATGGCCGTCCTGACGTCCGAGACGGGGATGTCGAACTGCGTGTGCGCGAGGCGCATGTTGGCCGCGTCGTGCGATTTCGTAAGATGATACCAGCTACCCGCCATCGCCGGGAACGGGACCTCGTCGCGCTCGCCCTGGTTCTCCATCGTCGCGCCGCCCTCGGGGATGGGGAACTCGGGTGCGCCGTAGACGCCCGTCGTCGTCGTCTCGACGAAGTGGGTGTCCGTGAGGTCGTGCTCTTCGAGGCCCCACAGGAGGTTGCGCGTCGCCTGGAGGTTGTTGTGCTGGGTGTAGTTGGCCCGCTC
The DNA window shown above is from Haloarcula halobia and carries:
- a CDS encoding cyclic nucleotide-binding/CBS domain-containing protein: MRETYVDQLMSRPIETVESGTPVTEAAARLIEQDVGAVIVADADRLAGILTATDFVQMIRDGAVSPEATVGEFMHTDVVTTTKSRPVSEVAAKMLDHGIHHVPVVDNGEVVGIITTMDLTAHLSRSLGA
- a CDS encoding Hsp20/alpha crystallin family protein, producing the protein MSTRGNPFEELERLFERMSRQFDEAPQPWESEGPLARWMPEAESMAIDLVERDEEFVATVDLPGFERDEISIEITDHTLRIEAERGEESKEESGDILRQERRHTTTKRSIRLPEEVQAEDVTARLSNGVLTVTLPKREAEAARSIDIE
- a CDS encoding DUF4330 family protein gives rise to the protein MTDPEESAGLIDDEGKLFGLVNVVDLLVVLLVLAVGVAGVALVQSSGGNSGASEPAPTRYATLSYSAPLSSDAALIGVDDTVTPPGEDTAFTVVDVYRSFTTDGQAHVLTRVAYTGTPSGTDGRLYGGDETSLSTGSYRVAAHALAVNQTATDIPTTRVPVVLSANVTDATARALEPGQEATIGDESVARIETVTERSRTEHRRQLLVGVELVAWDTEPVPQFDGEALRVDNDVTIVTDTTTLRGQVYTVGTTNASVGT
- a CDS encoding sugar transferase; protein product: MRTGWRYRLTAILGASGIVVAAVAVANTAVVQSMLTSLPVVARLEPTTLGLVNLRDELVTTLVIVLGSLWPLFKPRPRRILDVISLAQKRILVAAALLATIGYFDWSTRLPRLTLIGVTVLLVLVLPLWFVYIRQRPQSSSRAILVGDDSETMETLFEAAEVPILGFVAPPSVQVPESRLPDGGMLVDSTERLTRLGGLSRLTEILVEYDVDTVLLGFQRPDRQEFFGAIATCYEHGVQAKVHRGHADSVLVTNAAGSDIVETDLEPWDWQDYVAKRIFDVVFAAVGLIGLSPLLVVIAVSIKLDSPGPVLYSQRRTAEFGETFDVYKFRSMVADAEAETGVKLSEEDAGGTDPRVTAVGRLLRKTHLDEIPQLWSILVGDMSVVGPRPERPELDTDIESDVDEWRSRWFVKPGLTGLAQINDVTGHNPEEKLRYDIEYIRRQSVWFDMKIVIREIYSVGLDVLSIVAPTSDDE
- the aglF gene encoding UTP--glucose-1-phosphate uridylyltransferase AglF, which translates into the protein MKAVVLAAGEGTRLRPLTEDKPKGMVEVAGKPILAHCFEQLIDLGADELLVVVGYKKQAIINHFEDEFEGVPITYTHQREQKGLAHALITCEEHIDDDFMLMLGDNIFQANLQDVVNRQREDRADAAFLVEEVPWDEASRYGVCDTNKYGEITEVIEKPEDPPSNLVMTGFYTFTPAIFHACHLVQPSNRGEYEISDAIGLLLHSGRTIDAIRMDGWRNDIGYPEDRDEAEERLQGEVNPDLAAENLAASE
- a CDS encoding NAD-dependent epimerase/dehydratase family protein produces the protein MPERTIETPHVAVTGAAGYIGSRVVHDLQEQYPEWEITALDNFYLGQVRSIGDLDIEHVDIRNRDRLERTLSGADIVMHLAAVSGVDDCEENADLAYEVNVQGTENVAWFCRKTGAGLIFPFSMAVLGDPQEFPLTVDHPRDPMNWYGRTKLLNERAIADFADGAFPAHQFMISNLYGDHEIDGERISKGTVINFFLSRALAGETLTVYEPGTQSRNFVHVKDVARAYVRSAERMLDQLGEGDTGVEKYEIASDEDPGVHTVAKMVRDAAAERDLECTVELVENPRAGEETLVDSFEVDTSRARERLGWAPEQTVESTIQAVLDAELD
- a CDS encoding NAD-dependent epimerase/dehydratase family protein, encoding MDVLVTGACGYIGSALLPILRDSETVDRVAVLDSLESGSPRALLGTLGDDLDFRRGDVREYGDVESAMRGVDRVVHLAAITGASSTHDRREETFAVNYDGTENVLTAAGKLGVDHVVFASSCNVYGRATSTDIDETVDPDPINPYAETKLESETLVREYCAEFDMTGTSLRMATNYGYSPGVRFNLVVNYFVFRALTGRPLTVYGDGSNWRPFVHVRDAARAYADAVLHPETWDEWAYNVGSEAGNYRVAEIADIVADEVAPVDVTYLEDEHPGPSYHVNFDRLASTGFETEWTLREGVRDLAAEFTNA
- a CDS encoding NAD-dependent epimerase/dehydratase family protein, encoding MTILVTGGDGYLGWPAALRIADRTDDRVILVDNFARREWVEEVGATSATPVASIDARLEAAREVHGLSNLSFVEGDLVEKSFVDELLAVHEPDVVVHAAAQPSAPYSQINGERANYTQHNNLQATRNLLWGLEEHDLTDTHFVETTTTGVYGAPEFPIPEGGATMENQGERDEVPFPAMAGSWYHLTKSHDAANMRLAHTQFDIPVSDVRTAIVYGTETEETRADDRLKTRFDFDYYFGTVGHRFAAQAVAGYPVTVYGKGEQRKPFISLEDAVEGLAQVALVDPDDRPEGLTVYNQVTRAISIVEIAETIAEVGDEFDLDVAVEHFENPRDEDETHKMEIENDRYAALIGGQSQTFEEGVRDIFETLTRYADTIEAHEDRFLPGVLSED